The [Pantoea] beijingensis genomic sequence TACTCGGCATGCATAATGTGGTCTTCAATGCTATCGACGCGAACGGGCTGAAAAGTCCCGGCGCCAACGTGCAGCGTCACAAACGCCATTTCAATGCCTTTTTCACGCAGCGCCGCCAATAGCGGTTCATCAAAATGCAACCCGGCGGTGGGTGCCGCGACTGCGCCCGGACGCTGGCTATAAACAGTTTGATACAGTTCACGATCCGCATCTTCATCAGGACGATCGATATAAGGCGGCAATGGCATATGCCCGATAGCATTCAGGATATCCAGCACGGCACGCGTATCATCAAAGACGATTTCAAACAGTGTGTCATGACGTGCAACCATTGTTGCTCTGACGTTCTCATCCTCACCAAGCAGCAACTCTGCGCCGGGCTTAGGTGATTTTGAGGACCGCACATGCGCCAACACCCGCTTATCATCAAGCATGCGTTCAACCAGCACTTCGATTTTACCGCCGCTCGCTTTCCGCCCAAAGATACGCGCCGGAATAACGCGCGTGTTATTAAAGACCAGTAAATCGCCGGGATTAAGCTTGTCCAGCAAGTCGGTAAAGATGCCATGCGTCAGCGCGCCGCTCGGCCCATCAAGAGAGAGCAACCGGCATCCGCTGCGCTGGGGCTGCGGATAATGGGCAATCAAAGACTCAGGTAAGACAAAAGAAAAATCGGCAACGCGCATGGTTAACATCTTCAGGTCCGAAACAGGCGGCATAGTTTAGCTGAAAAGCCATCAATTCTAAACAACGGGCTGAGTTTATTACCAAAAATCCACGATGATCCAAGATGCGGCGGCCTCCAGGGATGAAGGCTCACCCACCGTCATTGGCGTTGTAGCAAGGCAGCAAGAGAAGGAATCCCGATAAGCTGACACCTGTCAGTGATTCGGGTGAGTGAACGCCGCTAACACGGCTACAACGTCAAGGAGGAAGGGTATATACTGATTGCCATGAACTTCTTAGCCCACCTTCACTTAGCCTCATTGGCTGATAGCTCCTTACTCGGTAATCTGATGGCAGATTACGTGCGCGGCAACCCTTATGTTGCCTGGTCAAAGCCAGTAGCTGACGGAATTTCGCTGCATCGCCGTGTTGATGCGATGACAGATTCTCTGCCTGAAGTACGCGAGGCGCGAGGGTATTTTCGCGCGGCAACCCGCCGCGTTGCGCCGATTACGCTGGATGTTATTTGGGATCATTTTTTAGCATTAAACTGGGATCGCGTGCAGCCGGACATTTCCCTGCATGCTTTTTTACAACAGGCACAATCCGTGATCGAACCTCAATTAGCGATAACACCAGAGCGCTTTCAGAATCTTAATCGTTATTTATGGAAAGAACGCTGGCTGGAGCATTATGCTGACGCAGAATATTTAGAAAAGGTATTGCGAGGCATG encodes the following:
- the queA gene encoding tRNA preQ1(34) S-adenosylmethionine ribosyltransferase-isomerase QueA, producing the protein MRVADFSFVLPESLIAHYPQPQRSGCRLLSLDGPSGALTHGIFTDLLDKLNPGDLLVFNNTRVIPARIFGRKASGGKIEVLVERMLDDKRVLAHVRSSKSPKPGAELLLGEDENVRATMVARHDTLFEIVFDDTRAVLDILNAIGHMPLPPYIDRPDEDADRELYQTVYSQRPGAVAAPTAGLHFDEPLLAALREKGIEMAFVTLHVGAGTFQPVRVDSIEDHIMHAEYAEVPQDVVDAVLACKSRGNRVIAVGTTSVRSLESAAQAAKEALIAPFFDDTKIFIYPGYRYQVIDALVTNFHLPESTLIMLVSAFAGYRHTMYAYQQAVAEQYRFFSYGDAMFISHNPQALVEVVGN
- a CDS encoding ACP phosphodiesterase, which produces MNFLAHLHLASLADSSLLGNLMADYVRGNPYVAWSKPVADGISLHRRVDAMTDSLPEVREARGYFRAATRRVAPITLDVIWDHFLALNWDRVQPDISLHAFLQQAQSVIEPQLAITPERFQNLNRYLWKERWLEHYADAEYLEKVLRGMASRRPRLASLSDSYQDFATHYHLFATHFWQFYPRMMERARQQTL